The following are from one region of the Ruficoccus sp. ZRK36 genome:
- a CDS encoding alpha/beta hydrolase family protein translates to MAFIQCNLHSEALGMASAINVILPQQTTSQVGLKGRSGKGPHPTLWLLHGRSDDHTIWMRRTSIERYASELGLAVVMPNVHLSWYQDMAYGPRYFTYLSEELPRLCREFFHLSDRREDNFIAGLSMGGYGAFLHALRNPQNYAAAASLSGALDLPSRIAASRTDGSTVPADMRAAFTDPDAITGTDADLLALIRQAKEKGTDLPALYACCGTEDFLYADNQSFRQHASDLGLPLSYEEGPGTHDWGFWDQWIQRVLAWLPLCS, encoded by the coding sequence ATGGCCTTTATCCAATGCAACCTGCACTCTGAGGCGCTCGGCATGGCCAGCGCCATTAATGTTATCCTGCCCCAACAGACCACCTCGCAGGTCGGCCTGAAGGGCCGCAGCGGTAAAGGCCCCCACCCCACGCTGTGGCTGCTACACGGCCGCAGCGACGACCACACGATCTGGATGCGCCGCACCAGCATCGAGCGCTACGCCTCCGAGCTCGGGCTGGCCGTCGTCATGCCCAATGTCCATCTGAGCTGGTATCAGGACATGGCCTACGGGCCGCGCTACTTCACCTACCTCTCCGAGGAGCTGCCCCGGCTTTGCCGTGAATTTTTCCACCTCTCGGACCGCCGGGAGGACAACTTTATCGCCGGGCTTTCCATGGGCGGGTACGGCGCCTTTCTCCATGCCCTGCGCAATCCCCAAAACTACGCGGCTGCGGCCAGCCTCTCCGGCGCCCTCGACCTGCCCAGTCGCATCGCCGCCAGCCGTACCGATGGCAGCACCGTCCCCGCAGACATGCGGGCGGCATTCACAGATCCCGACGCCATCACCGGCACCGATGCCGATTTGCTCGCCCTCATCCGGCAGGCCAAGGAAAAAGGCACGGACCTGCCTGCCCTCTACGCCTGCTGCGGTACGGAGGACTTTCTCTACGCCGACAACCAGAGCTTTCGCCAGCACGCCTCTGATCTCGGCCTGCCCCTCTCCTACGAGGAAGGCCCCGGCACCCACGACTGGGGCTTCTGGGACCAGTGGATCCAGCGCGTGCTCGCCTGGCTACCGCTCTGCAGCTAG
- a CDS encoding cbb3-type cytochrome c oxidase subunit 3 codes for MFHRITYEDWTSIVPIIGFVLTFSVFLVIVVRAILMKKKKRDHMANLPLENEHSSPDHGSKET; via the coding sequence ATGTTTCACCGCATCACCTACGAGGACTGGACCAGTATCGTGCCGATCATCGGCTTCGTGCTGACCTTTAGCGTGTTTCTGGTCATCGTCGTGCGCGCCATCCTGATGAAGAAAAAGAAGCGCGACCACATGGCAAACCTCCCGCTGGAAAACGAACATTCTTCCCCCGATCATGGCTCAAAAGAAACCTGA
- a CDS encoding sulfite exporter TauE/SafE family protein — MDIYVIDGAATAFVAGLLTSPHCLGMCGPIGCAVLPMGKAGGGLTPAIAGYHAARVVAYALFGAVAGWIGSAALNVFSAQAARIFPWVMVALLLTLAFRLDRYIPKPAIWHRTYARVTAKLRQWPRPLVGVGLGLFTPFIPCGPLYLILTLCLFSGSSAVGAQLGFGFALGTIPLLWAGQSGYFWLGKRLPASGLRWTQCGIALAAAALISWRMLASSDGLNGMICH; from the coding sequence ATGGATATCTACGTCATCGACGGAGCGGCCACGGCCTTTGTTGCCGGGCTGCTGACCAGTCCGCACTGCCTGGGCATGTGCGGGCCGATCGGCTGCGCCGTGCTCCCGATGGGTAAGGCCGGAGGCGGATTGACGCCCGCCATCGCCGGTTACCATGCCGCGCGCGTCGTCGCCTACGCGCTCTTCGGGGCCGTCGCGGGTTGGATTGGCTCGGCCGCCCTCAACGTCTTTTCGGCGCAGGCGGCACGGATTTTCCCGTGGGTGATGGTCGCACTGCTGCTCACGCTGGCCTTTAGGCTCGACCGCTACATCCCCAAGCCCGCCATCTGGCACCGCACCTATGCCCGCGTGACCGCTAAGCTCCGCCAGTGGCCGCGTCCGCTGGTCGGCGTCGGGCTGGGGCTGTTTACGCCCTTCATTCCCTGCGGCCCGCTTTACCTGATCCTGACGCTGTGCCTGTTCAGTGGTTCTTCGGCCGTCGGCGCTCAGCTGGGGTTCGGGTTCGCGCTCGGGACTATCCCGCTCCTGTGGGCCGGGCAGAGCGGCTACTTCTGGCTGGGGAAAAGACTCCCGGCCAGCGGCCTGCGCTGGACGCAGTGCGGGATAGCCCTGGCAGCCGCCGCGCTCATCAGCTGGCGCATGCTTGCCAGCTCCGACGGCCTAAACGGCATGATCTGCCACTAG
- a CDS encoding DNA-directed RNA polymerase subunit omega → MRDEYLIEAQKVIDDPNVLINVVSRRVKQLKYGMKPLVESLEKLEPEDIALREVIEGKIDYELYRPESEA, encoded by the coding sequence TTGAGAGACGAATACTTAATAGAGGCCCAGAAGGTCATCGACGATCCGAACGTTTTGATCAATGTCGTGTCACGCCGTGTCAAGCAGCTCAAGTACGGGATGAAGCCCCTGGTTGAGTCGCTTGAAAAGCTTGAACCCGAAGACATTGCGCTGCGCGAAGTCATCGAGGGCAAGATCGACTACGAGCTGTATCGCCCCGAAAGCGAAGCTTGA
- the ccoN gene encoding cytochrome-c oxidase, cbb3-type subunit I codes for MPAKTVTVEYNDRIVRYFMLASIFWGIVGMAAGVFIACQLSFWQLNFDTSFLTFGRLRPLHTNAAIFAFVGNMMFAGIYYSTQRLCRCRLASDFLSNLHFWGWQLIIVAAAITLPLGFTQGKEYAELIWPIDIAVAGIWLVFAANFFWTLGIRREKSLYVAIWFYIATIVTITMLYVVNNLALPTGWLHSYSIYGGFKDALVQWWYGHNAVAFFLTTPILGIMYYYIPKAVNRPIYSYRLSVVHFWSLVFIYIWAGPHHLLNTALPGWLQGLGMLFSLMLWAPSWGGMLNGLLTLRGAWDRLRTDPVIKFLAAGVTFYGMATFEGPLMAVKAVNSLSHYTDWTIGHVHAGTLGWNGFMAAGMFYWLAPRLWKNRQGNESDPKYSGTSCAGLWSPGLANMHFWVGLVGILLYIAAMWVGGIGSGLMYNATTQEGTLLAYPNFVEVLESGIVQNAYILRAIGGFLYLSGFGMLAVNIIMTVRAGMAVNGTIEVTEEAHGDAKGRFATYLNAPVLYTFAMIICSLLWIFGEGLVLLAGLFGTAFFVLMAIIHFEVSGAKWSQWYDQLLEHTFGFTILTIIAAAIGGAVQIIPTLWVDPAHNREGRIQIEYTPLELAGRDIYVSEGCYNCHSQMIRTLVPDVMRYGRDHGYSRLGESIYDHPFQWGSKRTGPDLAREGGPIAKDHQYMRIGLRDNTWHYRHFLNPRDPSPGSNMPKYPWLLQQDYSKSALPMKINAMRKLGVPYPLDYGESEIYEQVKIQGTEIASNIIEKDLRDLNPDWTDEQVKARTAELAPDLADKKIIALIAYVQKLGAFRMKGEEPVEQDFEAVDVVSEITGEDDLDPTGDIKADTKN; via the coding sequence ATGCCCGCTAAGACCGTTACCGTAGAATACAACGACCGCATCGTCCGCTACTTCATGCTCGCCTCCATTTTCTGGGGGATCGTCGGGATGGCCGCGGGTGTCTTCATCGCCTGCCAGCTGAGTTTCTGGCAGCTGAACTTCGACACGTCGTTTCTGACTTTCGGGCGCCTGCGCCCGCTGCACACGAATGCCGCCATCTTCGCCTTTGTGGGGAACATGATGTTCGCGGGCATCTACTACTCCACGCAGCGGCTGTGCCGGTGCCGTCTGGCCTCGGATTTCCTCTCCAACCTGCACTTCTGGGGCTGGCAGCTCATTATCGTAGCGGCTGCCATCACGCTGCCGCTGGGCTTCACGCAGGGTAAGGAGTACGCCGAGCTGATCTGGCCGATCGACATCGCAGTAGCCGGCATCTGGCTGGTCTTTGCCGCCAACTTTTTCTGGACCCTCGGCATCCGCCGCGAGAAGAGCCTCTACGTCGCGATCTGGTTCTACATCGCCACCATCGTGACGATCACGATGCTCTACGTGGTCAACAACCTGGCGCTGCCCACCGGCTGGCTGCACAGCTACTCGATCTACGGCGGGTTTAAGGATGCACTCGTGCAGTGGTGGTACGGACATAACGCCGTGGCATTCTTTTTAACGACGCCGATCCTCGGTATCATGTACTACTACATCCCGAAGGCCGTCAATCGCCCCATCTACTCGTATCGTCTGTCTGTCGTTCACTTCTGGTCGCTGGTCTTCATTTACATCTGGGCCGGGCCGCACCACCTCCTGAACACCGCGCTGCCAGGGTGGCTGCAAGGCCTCGGGATGCTCTTCAGCCTCATGCTGTGGGCACCGAGCTGGGGCGGCATGCTGAACGGCCTGCTCACCCTGCGCGGGGCCTGGGACCGCCTCCGCACGGACCCGGTGATCAAGTTTCTCGCCGCAGGTGTCACCTTTTACGGGATGGCTACCTTTGAAGGGCCGCTCATGGCGGTCAAAGCCGTCAACTCCCTCAGTCACTACACGGACTGGACCATCGGCCACGTCCACGCCGGCACCCTCGGGTGGAACGGTTTCATGGCCGCGGGCATGTTCTACTGGCTGGCTCCTCGCCTGTGGAAAAACCGCCAGGGCAACGAGAGCGACCCGAAGTACTCGGGCACGAGCTGCGCCGGACTGTGGTCACCCGGCCTCGCCAACATGCACTTCTGGGTCGGGCTGGTCGGCATCCTTCTTTACATCGCAGCCATGTGGGTCGGCGGTATCGGCTCAGGCCTGATGTACAACGCCACCACCCAGGAAGGCACCTTGCTGGCCTACCCGAACTTTGTGGAAGTGCTTGAATCGGGCATCGTGCAGAACGCCTACATCCTGCGTGCCATCGGCGGGTTCCTCTACCTCAGCGGCTTCGGCATGCTGGCGGTGAATATCATCATGACCGTCCGCGCAGGCATGGCTGTCAACGGCACTATCGAGGTCACTGAGGAAGCCCACGGAGACGCCAAGGGCCGCTTCGCCACCTACCTCAACGCTCCGGTCCTGTACACCTTTGCGATGATCATCTGCTCGCTGCTCTGGATCTTCGGTGAGGGGCTGGTCCTGCTGGCCGGGCTTTTCGGCACGGCGTTCTTTGTCCTGATGGCGATTATCCACTTCGAGGTCAGCGGCGCCAAGTGGAGCCAGTGGTACGATCAGCTTCTGGAGCACACTTTCGGGTTTACGATTTTAACCATCATCGCGGCCGCCATCGGCGGAGCCGTCCAGATCATCCCGACCCTCTGGGTCGATCCAGCCCATAACCGCGAGGGGCGTATCCAGATCGAGTACACGCCACTGGAGCTGGCCGGGCGCGACATCTATGTATCCGAAGGCTGCTACAACTGCCACTCGCAGATGATCCGCACGCTCGTCCCGGACGTGATGCGCTACGGACGCGACCACGGGTACTCCCGCCTCGGCGAATCCATTTACGACCACCCCTTCCAGTGGGGCTCGAAGCGTACCGGCCCGGACCTCGCGCGTGAAGGCGGACCCATCGCCAAGGATCACCAGTACATGCGCATCGGTCTGCGCGACAACACCTGGCACTACCGGCACTTCCTCAACCCGCGCGATCCCTCACCGGGCTCGAATATGCCCAAGTACCCCTGGCTGCTTCAGCAGGACTACAGTAAGTCCGCCCTGCCGATGAAGATTAACGCCATGCGTAAGCTCGGCGTCCCCTACCCGCTCGACTACGGCGAGTCCGAGATCTACGAGCAGGTAAAAATCCAGGGCACGGAAATCGCTTCCAACATTATCGAAAAGGACCTGCGCGACCTCAACCCGGACTGGACCGACGAGCAGGTCAAAGCCCGCACCGCAGAGCTTGCTCCCGATCTGGCGGATAAGAAGATCATCGCCCTGATCGCCTATGTGCAAAAGCTCGGTGCCTTCCGCATGAAGGGCGAGGAGCCGGTCGAACAGGACTTTGAGGCCGTGGACGTCGTCTCCGAAATCACCGGTGAAGACGACCTCGACCCCACCGGCGACATCAAGGCCGACACCAAGAACTGA
- a CDS encoding cbb3-type cytochrome c oxidase N-terminal domain-containing protein, whose amino-acid sequence MAQKKPDITLRDHVYDGIQEYDQKLPNWWLFTLYSAIIFSVGYWFFYFQSNVGMTDGERINAAMNRIERIKLSNSIDVTDNDLFWKMEANPEFVAAGEATFMANCAACHKSDLSGDIGENLVDNQWKHGHLPENIYATIYDGVPEKGMPTWGGLLGQKKITEVVAFILSKHGDREKMESEAVVKTD is encoded by the coding sequence ATGGCTCAAAAGAAACCTGACATCACCCTGCGCGACCACGTCTACGACGGCATTCAGGAGTACGACCAGAAGCTCCCCAACTGGTGGCTGTTCACGCTCTACAGCGCCATCATATTCTCCGTGGGCTACTGGTTCTTCTATTTCCAGAGTAACGTCGGCATGACAGACGGCGAGCGCATCAACGCCGCCATGAACCGCATCGAGCGCATCAAGCTCTCGAACTCGATCGACGTCACCGACAACGACCTGTTCTGGAAGATGGAGGCCAACCCTGAGTTCGTCGCCGCCGGGGAGGCCACCTTTATGGCCAACTGCGCCGCCTGCCACAAGTCCGACCTCTCCGGGGACATCGGTGAGAACCTCGTGGACAACCAGTGGAAGCACGGCCACCTGCCCGAAAACATTTACGCCACCATCTACGACGGCGTTCCCGAAAAGGGCATGCCCACCTGGGGCGGCCTGCTGGGGCAGAAAAAGATCACCGAGGTCGTAGCCTTTATCCTCTCCAAGCACGGTGACCGCGAAAAGATGGAAAGCGAAGCCGTCGTCAAAACCGACTAG
- the cutA gene encoding divalent-cation tolerance protein CutA, with protein MKQLMIGWTTAPNDVDARRLAEGLTRERLAACVQVEGPIMSHYHWEGRDEMQPEFRLAIKFPEERGQDLVEWLHENHPYQVFQWVALPVPVSTPEYIQWADEVTRPPRQQPPFPPRR; from the coding sequence ATGAAACAATTGATGATTGGCTGGACCACCGCCCCCAACGATGTCGATGCCCGGCGTCTGGCCGAAGGCTTGACCCGTGAGCGGCTGGCGGCCTGCGTGCAGGTCGAGGGCCCCATCATGTCCCATTACCACTGGGAGGGCCGCGATGAAATGCAGCCCGAGTTCCGCCTGGCCATTAAATTTCCCGAAGAACGGGGGCAGGACCTCGTCGAATGGCTTCACGAAAACCACCCCTATCAGGTTTTTCAATGGGTCGCCCTGCCCGTGCCCGTCTCCACTCCCGAGTACATCCAATGGGCCGATGAAGTAACGCGCCCGCCCCGCCAGCAGCCACCTTTCCCGCCCCGCAGGTAA
- a CDS encoding small basic protein — protein sequence MSQHPSFMKGAAAARKKRSVLKRFERVDLLRERGEWKEGDRVLGLKKTKPDE from the coding sequence ATGTCCCAGCATCCCAGCTTTATGAAAGGCGCTGCCGCCGCCCGCAAGAAACGTTCCGTGCTCAAGCGCTTTGAACGCGTAGACCTGCTGCGCGAACGCGGTGAGTGGAAAGAGGGCGACCGCGTCCTGGGCCTGAAGAAGACCAAGCCCGACGAATAA
- a CDS encoding heavy metal translocating P-type ATPase metal-binding domain-containing protein, with amino-acid sequence MNDSPKTPASRECTHCGTHFRPHTPDEQYCCKGCEFVHGLIEGQGLDQFYQLRRGASDPVKGVPFQPRDYAWLEPLITEAETENPQEPALVLDVQGISCIGCVWLIDKLFDRQPGGRGIEVNAQRGQMRLSWQAGAFDAVGFLRELQQFGYLAGPATARRGHDTHRLTSRLGLCGAFALNAMMFTLPRYLGMEDDFPLARWLDLLTVLFATLCMATGGTYFITRAVAALRRGVLHIDLPIALGVSAAYLGSLAGWLSGHPSLIYFDFVAIFIFLMLLGRWTQEYALEKNRNRLLSADHRPENVTVETPGGERAPEPLDKLRAAQRFFIEPGGLVPVCARLEGSEATFSLEWINGESEPRIIRAGELVPAGALASGMTELSLVAVETWKDSLLRRLLLISQNSGRHAVLERVLKVYLIAVLTLSVLGGLGWILAGAGIVNALQVFISVLVVSCPCALGVAFPLAGELAVSRLRREGVFVREDSLWQRLGRVRHILFDKTGTLTLEAPRLRNPEALATLDTEARAALGHLIERSLHPVSRALRENLGQAPATTAVDDVVDHAGYGLVWHSGDDRWSLGRPGWSGEASTAGTIPPDASNAFDCEFRRNGAIVAAFAFEEEVRPDAMEEIAALQQKGFQLHVLSGDRQQKVGSLMAKLGLPEASGLGGLSPQQKADWIETHAPDSSLMIGDGANDSLAFDAAACRGTPVVDKGLLEQKADFYLVGRSLRGLARLFELARRRRLAVRNVFGFAVVYNALAVLLCLAGLMNPLIAAIIMPLSSLVTLSIVGLQLGRA; translated from the coding sequence GTGAACGACTCCCCTAAGACTCCTGCCAGCCGCGAATGCACGCACTGTGGCACGCATTTTCGTCCGCACACACCGGATGAGCAGTATTGCTGCAAGGGCTGTGAGTTCGTGCACGGGCTGATCGAGGGACAGGGGCTGGATCAGTTTTACCAATTGCGGCGTGGGGCCTCAGACCCGGTCAAGGGCGTACCCTTCCAGCCCCGCGACTATGCCTGGCTGGAACCCCTGATCACCGAGGCAGAGACAGAGAACCCGCAAGAGCCTGCCCTCGTACTCGACGTGCAGGGCATCTCCTGTATCGGCTGTGTCTGGCTGATCGACAAGCTCTTTGACCGGCAACCCGGCGGACGCGGGATCGAGGTCAACGCCCAGCGCGGGCAAATGCGCCTGAGCTGGCAGGCCGGAGCGTTTGACGCGGTCGGGTTCTTGCGCGAGCTGCAGCAGTTTGGCTACCTGGCCGGACCCGCTACGGCCCGACGCGGGCACGACACGCACCGGCTGACCTCCCGGCTCGGCCTGTGCGGGGCCTTTGCCCTCAACGCCATGATGTTCACCCTGCCCCGCTATCTGGGCATGGAGGACGACTTTCCGCTGGCCCGCTGGCTCGACCTGCTCACCGTACTCTTCGCCACCCTGTGCATGGCCACCGGGGGCACGTACTTCATCACGCGAGCGGTAGCCGCCCTGCGTCGGGGTGTGCTGCATATCGACCTGCCCATCGCGCTCGGGGTCAGTGCTGCCTATCTCGGCTCCCTGGCTGGTTGGCTCAGCGGGCACCCGAGCCTGATCTACTTCGATTTCGTCGCCATCTTCATTTTTCTCATGCTGCTGGGGCGCTGGACCCAGGAGTATGCGCTGGAAAAGAACCGCAACCGCCTCCTCAGCGCCGACCATCGACCTGAGAATGTTACCGTCGAAACTCCCGGCGGTGAACGCGCCCCCGAACCTCTGGACAAGCTCCGCGCCGCGCAGCGGTTCTTCATCGAGCCGGGCGGGCTGGTGCCCGTCTGCGCCCGACTGGAGGGCTCGGAGGCGACCTTCTCGCTGGAGTGGATCAACGGCGAGTCCGAGCCGCGCATCATCCGTGCGGGTGAGCTCGTGCCTGCCGGCGCGCTGGCCAGCGGGATGACCGAGCTCTCGCTGGTGGCCGTAGAGACCTGGAAGGACTCGCTCCTGCGCCGCCTGCTCCTGATCAGCCAAAACTCTGGACGTCACGCTGTCCTCGAACGCGTCCTGAAGGTTTACCTCATCGCGGTGCTCACCCTCTCCGTCCTCGGCGGGCTCGGCTGGATACTGGCGGGCGCTGGCATCGTCAACGCGCTTCAAGTCTTCATCTCCGTGCTGGTCGTTTCCTGCCCCTGCGCTCTCGGGGTTGCCTTCCCCTTGGCCGGGGAGCTGGCCGTCTCCCGCCTGAGGCGCGAGGGGGTCTTCGTGCGCGAGGACAGCCTCTGGCAACGCCTTGGCCGCGTGCGGCATATTCTTTTCGACAAGACCGGCACCCTCACTCTGGAGGCACCACGCCTGCGTAACCCCGAAGCCCTCGCCACGCTCGATACGGAGGCGCGTGCAGCTCTCGGGCACCTGATCGAGCGTAGCCTGCATCCCGTCAGCCGTGCGTTGCGGGAAAATCTCGGGCAGGCCCCTGCCACGACGGCGGTGGATGACGTCGTCGATCACGCCGGGTACGGGCTGGTCTGGCATAGCGGTGATGACCGCTGGTCGCTCGGTCGGCCCGGCTGGAGCGGCGAAGCCAGCACGGCGGGCACCATCCCGCCGGATGCCAGCAATGCCTTTGACTGTGAGTTTCGTCGCAATGGCGCCATCGTCGCGGCCTTTGCCTTTGAGGAGGAGGTGCGCCCCGACGCCATGGAGGAGATAGCAGCGCTCCAGCAGAAGGGTTTCCAACTGCATGTGCTCAGCGGTGACCGCCAGCAAAAGGTCGGCAGCCTCATGGCCAAGCTCGGCCTGCCCGAGGCCAGCGGACTGGGCGGCCTCAGCCCCCAGCAAAAGGCCGACTGGATCGAGACCCATGCGCCTGACTCCTCGCTGATGATCGGCGATGGTGCCAACGATTCGCTGGCTTTCGATGCAGCCGCCTGCCGCGGCACCCCCGTGGTCGACAAGGGTCTGCTGGAGCAAAAGGCGGACTTTTATCTGGTCGGGCGCAGTCTGCGCGGGCTGGCTCGGCTATTCGAGCTGGCCCGGAGGCGTCGCCTGGCCGTCAGAAACGTTTTCGGGTTCGCCGTGGTCTACAACGCCCTGGCCGTCCTGCTGTGCCTGGCTGGCCTCATGAACCCCCTCATCGCGGCCATCATTATGCCACTGAGCTCGCTCGTTACCCTGAGTATCGTGGGGCTGCAGCTCGGTCGTGCCTGA
- the smpB gene encoding SsrA-binding protein SmpB — MAAKKKEQERYREVRNSKAGRNFFIGEKFEAGIKLTGTEVKSIRAGKGQINDAFVRIDRGDVPTLYGSHILEYEFGNRENHNPTRPRVLLLHKKEIDRLKLEMEAGGQALIPLRLYFKSGLIKLEIALCKGKKLFDKREDIKKKDQMREAERAISYRR; from the coding sequence ATGGCAGCCAAAAAGAAAGAACAGGAGCGCTACCGCGAGGTCCGCAATTCCAAGGCGGGGCGTAACTTCTTTATTGGTGAGAAGTTCGAGGCCGGGATCAAACTCACCGGCACCGAGGTCAAATCTATCCGCGCCGGTAAGGGCCAGATCAACGACGCCTTTGTCCGCATCGACCGTGGGGATGTGCCCACGCTCTACGGCTCGCATATCCTGGAGTACGAGTTCGGCAACCGGGAGAACCACAACCCGACCCGGCCCCGCGTCCTGCTCCTGCATAAAAAGGAAATCGACCGCCTCAAGCTCGAGATGGAGGCCGGTGGGCAGGCACTGATCCCGCTGCGCCTGTATTTTAAATCTGGCCTGATCAAGCTCGAGATCGCCCTGTGCAAGGGCAAGAAGCTCTTCGACAAGCGCGAGGACATCAAGAAGAAGGACCAGATGCGCGAGGCCGAGCGCGCCATCAGCTACCGCCGGTAG
- the ccoG gene encoding cytochrome c oxidase accessory protein CcoG — translation MAKASPVRESVTSINVDGSRNFLRPADVSGKFSLWRRISGIALILFYVLMPWIPINGYPALFFDVANRRFHFFGYTLAAQDMWMAFFFITGLGFTLFLVTALFGRLWCGWACPQTVFMEHVYRRIERLLEGDALSQRKLDKVSWADPVKILRRGTKYVFFAIVSVLITNVFLAYFVSVPQLWGYILDGPLEHWDSFLFVVVSTLLLFFNFTWFREQLCIFICPYGRLQSALIDDDTLVIGYDDKRGEPRGPPKREGVGDCIGCNRCVQVCPTGIDIRQGLQIECIGCANCIDACNTVMDKLGRERGLIRYDSLNGLAGKARKIIRPRLFAYLALLALGAGVMTFAASHLKPGSVSLVRMPGSPYVVDQNDVRNQFLIRLINKRNAPVAYTLTIESSAPGVSFAGFDQAVELAPMEEVQRPLVLMQQRADYKGESTVTLHFKGEPGEFEVTKQVNFLGPDPRLISP, via the coding sequence GTGGCTAAAGCATCCCCAGTCCGAGAATCCGTCACGAGCATCAACGTCGATGGCTCGCGCAACTTTCTGCGCCCGGCGGATGTGTCGGGGAAGTTCAGCCTGTGGCGGCGGATCAGCGGCATCGCTCTGATCCTCTTTTATGTGTTGATGCCGTGGATACCGATCAACGGCTACCCGGCGCTGTTCTTCGATGTCGCTAACCGGCGCTTTCACTTTTTCGGGTATACGCTGGCCGCGCAGGACATGTGGATGGCCTTCTTTTTTATCACGGGGTTGGGCTTCACACTGTTTTTGGTCACCGCGCTCTTCGGGCGACTCTGGTGTGGCTGGGCCTGTCCGCAGACGGTCTTCATGGAGCACGTGTACCGGCGTATCGAGCGCCTGCTGGAGGGCGACGCGCTCAGCCAGCGCAAGCTCGACAAGGTCTCGTGGGCCGACCCGGTAAAAATCCTTCGCCGCGGCACCAAGTACGTCTTTTTCGCCATCGTCTCGGTCCTGATCACAAACGTCTTCCTGGCCTACTTCGTCTCGGTCCCCCAGCTGTGGGGCTACATTCTGGATGGGCCGCTCGAGCACTGGGACAGCTTTCTGTTCGTCGTAGTCTCGACCCTGCTGCTGTTTTTCAACTTCACCTGGTTCCGCGAGCAGCTGTGCATCTTTATCTGCCCCTACGGGCGGCTGCAGTCCGCACTGATCGACGACGACACCCTCGTCATCGGCTATGACGACAAGCGCGGCGAGCCCCGCGGCCCGCCCAAGCGCGAGGGCGTGGGCGACTGCATCGGCTGCAACCGCTGCGTACAGGTCTGCCCGACCGGGATCGACATCCGTCAGGGGCTACAGATCGAGTGTATCGGCTGCGCCAACTGCATCGACGCCTGCAACACCGTGATGGACAAGCTCGGGCGCGAGCGCGGACTGATCCGCTACGACTCGCTCAACGGCCTCGCCGGAAAGGCCCGCAAGATCATCCGACCCCGCCTCTTTGCCTATCTGGCCCTGCTTGCGCTGGGCGCGGGGGTGATGACCTTTGCCGCCAGCCACCTCAAGCCTGGCAGTGTCAGCCTCGTGCGCATGCCCGGCTCCCCCTACGTGGTCGACCAGAACGACGTGCGCAACCAGTTCCTCATCCGCCTCATCAACAAGCGCAACGCACCGGTCGCCTACACCCTCACCATCGAGAGCAGCGCGCCGGGAGTGAGCTTCGCCGGGTTCGACCAGGCCGTCGAGCTGGCCCCCATGGAGGAGGTCCAGCGGCCGCTCGTACTCATGCAGCAGCGTGCTGACTATAAGGGCGAAAGCACCGTGACGCTGCACTTCAAGGGCGAGCCGGGAGAGTTTGAAGTGACCAAACAGGTAAACTTCCTCGGCCCCGACCCGCGCCTGATCTCTCCCTAG
- a CDS encoding tRNA (cytidine(34)-2'-O)-methyltransferase, which yields MLHIVLFQPEIPQNTGNVGRMCAITKCRLHLIHPLGFTITDRHLKRSGMDYWYSLDVHHHADWTAFRASEHAPKRLWLFTTKATQVYWDAKFEEGDGLVFGNEGHGSPEWLHTEVGENRVTLPQYNPELRSLNLSTAVGIATYEALRQLRVPARI from the coding sequence ATGCTGCACATCGTCCTATTTCAGCCAGAAATCCCGCAAAACACGGGTAATGTCGGGCGCATGTGTGCGATTACAAAGTGCCGCCTGCACCTGATCCATCCGCTGGGGTTCACGATCACCGACCGGCACCTCAAGCGCAGCGGCATGGACTACTGGTACTCGCTCGATGTTCACCACCACGCCGACTGGACGGCATTCCGGGCCAGCGAACACGCCCCGAAGCGACTCTGGCTTTTTACCACCAAGGCCACACAGGTCTACTGGGATGCGAAGTTTGAGGAGGGTGACGGCTTAGTCTTCGGTAACGAGGGGCACGGCAGCCCCGAGTGGCTTCATACCGAGGTCGGTGAGAACCGCGTTACCCTGCCGCAGTATAATCCCGAACTGCGCTCGCTCAATCTCTCCACGGCCGTGGGCATCGCGACCTACGAGGCCCTGCGCCAGCTCCGGGTCCCGGCCAGGATTTAG